A part of Ziziphus jujuba cultivar Dongzao chromosome 8, ASM3175591v1 genomic DNA contains:
- the LOC107403403 gene encoding uncharacterized protein LOC107403403, translating into MYVGHIHEPTMILETIAFHDLWIWHAFFGLPGSHNDINVLERSFLFTDLAEGCAPLANYSINGHDYIMGYYLADGIYPPWSTFVKTIPFPKDNKHKWFAAAQESIRKDVERAFGVLQSRFAIVCGPAHFWHRETLKDIMKACIILHNMIVEDEQHDKYLDYSYDALDATLTISVSHEPTTELLNFIQCHHLIRDRNIHS; encoded by the coding sequence ATGTATGTTGGGCATATTCATGAACCAACTATGATTCTTGAAACGATAGCTTTTCATGATCTTTGGATATGGCATGCATTTTTTGGGCTACCAGGATCACATAATGATATAAATGTTCTAGAGAGGTCTTTCTTATTCACAGATCTTGCTGAAGGATGTGCTCCTCTAGCTAATTACTCCATTAATGGTCATGACTATATAATGGGTTACTACCTTGCTGATGGTATATATCCTCCATGGTCAACATTTGTGAAAACAATTCCATTTCCAAAAGATAACAAACACAAATGGTTTGCAGCAGCTCAAGAGTCGATAAGAAAGGATGTGGAACGAGCATTTGGAGTGTTGCAATCTCGATTTGCAATTGTTTGTGGGCCAGCACATTTTTGGCATCGTGAAACTTTAAAAGATATCATGAAAGCTTGCATCATACTACATAATATGATTGTTGAAGATGAACAACATGATAAATATTTGGATTATAGCTATGATGCACTTGATGCCACTCTAACTATATCTGTTTCACATGAGCCTACAACAGagcttctaaattttattcaatgTCATCATCTTATAAGGGATAGAAATATTCATTCTTAG